Proteins encoded together in one Cicer arietinum cultivar CDC Frontier isolate Library 1 chromosome 4, Cicar.CDCFrontier_v2.0, whole genome shotgun sequence window:
- the LOC140918599 gene encoding cysteine-rich receptor-like protein kinase 10, translating into MRILKFFRTKIQMILLASFSVLLSFTTFEAAPVYNSHVCKASSYYQPNSTFQNTLNTLLSSLISNATLHNGFYSIHIPLQTPNDLKGLFLCRADVTPSLCQNCVTAAANNITKLCNNQTESIIWYDECLLRYSNDSVLDHMVPSITLDSDETVPDSEFTQFSGFLANLLKGIAQEAVNSDVKFATKEVNFIDSMKIYSSAQCTPDLSTFGCNTCLQDAISSIGSCCNHRRGARSLHPSCNLRYEVYPFYNVSADSTQPQISSPSSGKSKVSIVIAVVVPILVAVVLFSIGCLFLLKRARKKYKYNAFIQSSSSIRSEDLTDVDCFQFDFATVEAATNCFSYENKIGQGGFGIVYKGILSNGQEIAVKRLSVTSLQGALEFRNEASLVAKLQHRNLTRLFGFCMEGCEKMLIYEYIPNKSLDHFLFDHAKQRELDWSRRYKIIVGIARGILYLHEDSQLRIIHRDLKASNVLLDENMNPKISDFGMARIFQADHTQVNTGRIVGTYGYMSPESAMRGQFSVKSDVFSFGVLVLEIVSGKKNTDLNQRNNAEDLLSYAWKKWSEQTPLELLDPTLQGSCSRNEVIRCIHMGLLCVQENPNDRPFMETIALMLNSYSVTLSLPRQPPSFLRGRTPCENKLYN; encoded by the exons ATGCGTATCCTCAAATTCTTTAGaacaaaaatccaaatgatTCTTCTTGCATCATTCTCAGTGCTCCTAAGCTTCACCACATTCGAAGCAGCTCCAGTATACAACTCTCACGTCTGCAAAGCCTCCTCTTATTACCAACCCAATTCAACTTTTCAAAATACCTTAAATACCCTTCTGTCTTCCCTCATATCAAACGCCACCCTCCATAACGGTTTCTACTCCATCCACATACCCCTCCAAACCCCTAACGACTTAAAAGGACTTTTCCTCTGCCGTGCTGACGTCACCCCTTCCCTCTGTCAAAACTGTGTTACCGCCGCTGCCAACAACATTACGAAACTTTGCAACAACCAAACAGAGTCTATAATCTGGTACGACGAATGCTTGTTGCGTTACTCCAATGACTCGGTTTTGGACCATATGGTTCCGTCAATAACATTGGATTCCGATGAAACCGTTCCTGATTCGGAATTTACACAATTCAGTGGTTTTCTTGCTAACCTTTTAAAGGGGATAGCACAGGAAGCTGTGAACTCAGATGTGAAATTTGCTACGAAAGAAGTGAATTTCATTgattcaatgaaaatatattctTCGGCTCAGTGTACACCTGATTTGTCCACATTTGGTTGTAACACGTGTTTGCAAGATGCCATTAGTTCTATTGGAAGTTGTTGTAATCATAGACGAGGTGCAAGATCACTTCATCCTAGTTGTAATCTTCGATATGAAGTTTACCCGTTTTACAATGTTTCTGCTGATTCCACTCAACCACAAATTTCATCTCCTTCTTCAG GAAAAAGCAAAGTTTCTATTGTTATTGCGGTTGTTGTTCCAATTCTTGTTGCTGTGGTACTTTTCAGTATTGGATGCTTATTCCTGCTTAAGAGGGCAAGGAAGAAGTACAAGTATAATGCATTCATTCAGAGTTCTTCGTCGA TTCGGAGCGAGGATCTTACAGATGTAGACTGTTTTCAATTTGACTTTGCCACAGTTGAGGCTGCCACAAACTGTTTCTCATATGAGAACAAGATTGGCCAAGGTGGATTTGGTATTGTTTATAAG GGTATCCTTTCTAATGGACAAGAGATAGCTGTGAAGAGATTGTCGGTAACCTCATTGCAAGGTGCATTGGAGTTTAGGAATGAAGCTTCCCTTGTGGCTAAACTTCAACATAGAAATTTAACGAGGCTGTTCGGATTCTGTATGGAGGGGTGCGAGAAGATGCTTATCTACGAATACATACCGAATAAAAGCCTTGATCACTTTCTATTTG ATCATGCAAAACAAAGGGAGTTAGACTGGTCAAGACGTTACAAGATTATAGTTGGCATTGCTCGAGGGATTCTTTATCTCCACGAAGACTCCCAACTTAGAATTATTCATCGTGATCTAAAAGCTAGCAATGTTCTATTAGATGAAAATATGAACCCAAAGATTTCAGATTTTGGGATGGCAAGAATTTTCCAAGCTGATCACACTCAAGTAAATACCGGAAGGATAGTGGGGACTTA TGGCTACATGTCTCCAGAATCTGCAATGCGTGGACAGTTCTCTGTGAAGTCAGATGTGTTCAGTTTCGGTGTCTTAGTTTTGGAAATTGTGAGTGGCAAGAAGAATACCGATTTAAATCAACGGAATAATGCTGAGGACCTCTTAAGCTAT GCTTGGAAAAAATGGTCAGAGCAAACACCTTTAGAATTATTGGATCCAACACTACAAGGTTCTTGTTCAAGAAATGAAGTCATCAGATGCATCCACATGGGTTTATTGTGTGTTCAAGAAAATCCAAATGACAGGCCTTTTATGGAAACTATTGCACTTATGCTCAACAGTTATTCAGTTACCTTGTCGTTACCTCGACAACCACCATCTTTCTTGCGTGGAAGAACACCCTGTGAGAACAAGTTGTATAATTGA
- the LOC140918596 gene encoding cysteine-rich receptor-like protein kinase 7 isoform X1, producing MSRKNCSTDLFCIKHFQWYIISFYHKSDRWSSPTTPESESNRLCYLSIYLLQHYPSPHNQKAEMRILKFFRTKTQMILLASFLVLLSFTTFEAAPVYNSHDCTEYETTYYQPNSNFQNTLNTLLSSLISNATLHNGFYSIHIPLQTPNDLKGLFLCRADVTPSLCQNCVTAAANNITKLCNNQTESIIWYDECLLRYSNVSIFDHMVPSITLDSDETVPDSEFTQFSDFLPNFLKRVALEAVNSREKFATKEAKFTDSMKLYSLAQCTPDLSTFECNKCLLGAVSEIDGKRGARSLLPSCNLRYESFRFYNVSAVSTQPQLSSSSSGKSNVSIVIAVVVPSVVAVTLFIIGCLFLRKRARKKYNSFNQDSSSIWRKDLIDLECLQFDLAQVETATNYFSDENKIGRGGFGVVYKGILPNGYEIAVKRLSLTSTQGIVEFKNEAFLVTKLQHRNLVRLLGFCLEGHEKMLVYEYIMNKSLDRYLFDPAKQRELDWSRRYKIIVGIARGILYLHEDSQLKIIHRDLKASNVLLDENMNPKISDFGIAKIFPTDQTQVNTERIVGTYGYISPEYAMRGQFSVKSDVFSFGVLVLEIVSGKKNTDLNQWNHANDLLNYVWKKWSEQKPLELLDPTLQGSSYSRNEVMRCIHMGLLCVQENPNDRPSMETVELMLNSYSVTLSLPRQPPYFLRRRTPDNIEYEIDYNQSTTACSFPWSVDEEPITEVYPR from the exons ATGTCACGTAAAAATTGCTCTACTGACTTGTTTTGCATCAAACATTTTCAATGGTATATAATTTCCTTCTATCATAAATCTGATCGTTGGTCTTCACCCACCACTCCAGAATCAGAATCTAACAGACTCTGTTatctttcaatttatttattacaacaCTACCCTTCCCCTCACAACCAAAAAGCAGAGATGCGTATCCTCAAATTCTTTAGAACAAAAACCCAAATGATTCTTCTTGCATCATTCTTAGTGCTCCTAAGCTTCACCACATTCGAAGCAGCTCCAGTATACAACTCCCACGACTGCACAGAATACGAAACCACCTATTACCAACccaattcaaattttcaaaatacctTAAATACCCTTCTGTCTTCCCTCATATCAAACGCCACCCTCCATAACGGTTTCTACTCCATCCACATACCCCTCCAAACCCCTAACGACTTAAAAGGACTTTTCCTCTGCCGTGCTGACGTCACCCCTTCTCTCTGTCAAAACTGTGTAACCGCCGCTGCCAACAACATTACGAAACTTTGCAACAACCAAACAGAGTCTATAATCTGGTACGATGAGTGCTTATTGCGTTACTCCAATGTCTCGATTTTTGACCATATGGTTCCGTCAATAACATTGGATTCCGATGAAACCGTTCCTGATTCGGAGTTTACACAATTCAGTGattttcttccaaatttttTGAAGAGGGTAGCACTGGAAGCTGTGAATTCTCGTGAGAAATTTGCTACAAAAGAAGCGAAGTTCACGGATTCAATGAAATTATATTCTTTGGCACAGTGTACGCCTGATTTGTCCACGTTTGAATGCAACAAGTGCTTGCTAGGTGCCGTTAGTGAAATTGATGGGAAACGAGGTGCAAGATCACTTCTTCCTAGTTGTAATCTTCGATACGAATCGTTTCGATTTTACAATGTTTCTGCTGTTTCCACTCAACCAcaactttcttcttcttcttcgg GAAAAAGTAATGTTTCTATTGTTATTGCGGTTGTTGTTCCGAGTGTTGTTGCTGTGACACTTTTCATTATTGGATGTTTATTCCTGCGTAAGAGAGCAAGAAAGAAGTATAATTCATTCAATCAGGATTCATCttcaa TTTGGCGCAAGGATCTTATAGATTTAGAGTGTTTGCAATTTGACTTGGCACAAGTTGAAACTGCCACAAACTATTTCTCAGATGAGAACAAGATTGGCCGAGGTGGATTTGGTGTTGTTTATAAG GGTATCCTTCCTAACGGATATGAGATAGCTGTGAAGAGGTTGTCATTGACCTCAACGCAAGGTATAGTAGAGTTCAAGAATGAAGCTTTCCTTGTGACCAAGCTTCAACATAGAAATTTAGTGAGACTATTGGGATTTTGCTTGGAAGGACATGAAAAAATGCTTGTTTATGAATACATAATGAATAAAAGCTTAGATCGCTATCTATTTG ATCCTGCAAAACAAAGGGAGTTAGACTGGTCAAGACGCTATAAAATTATAGTTGGCATCGCTCGAGGGATTCTTTATCTCCATGAAGACTCCCAacttaaaattattcatcgtgATCTCAAAGCTAGCAATGTTCTATTAGATGAAAATATGAACCCAAAGATTTCAGATTTTGGAATCGCAAAAATTTTCCCAACAGATCAGACTCAAGTAAATACAGAAAGAATAGTGGGGACTTA CGGTTACATATCTCCAGAATATGCTATGCGCGGACAGTTCTCTGTGAAGTCAGATGTGTTCAGTTTTGGTGTCTTAGTTTTGGAAATCGTGAGTGGCAAGAAAAATACCGATTTAAATCAATGGAATCATGCTAATGACCTCTTAAACTAT GTTTGGAAAAAATGGTCAGAGCAAAAACCTTTGGAGTTACTGGATCCAACACTACAAGGTTCATCTTATTCAAGAAATGAAGTCATGAGATGCATCCATATGGGTTTGTTGTGTGTTCAAGAAAATCCAAATGATAGACCTTCCATGGAAACTGTTGAACTTATGCTTAACAGTTATTCAGTTACCTTGTCATTACCTCGACAGCCGCCATATTTCCTACGTCGAAGAACACCTGACAATATAGAATATGAGATTGATTATAATCAGTCTACTACCGCCTGTTCGTTTCCATGGTCTGTAGATGAAGAACCCATAACTGAAGTATACCCTcgataa
- the LOC140918596 gene encoding cysteine-rich receptor-like protein kinase 10 isoform X2, translating into MSRKNCSTDLFCIKHFQWYIISFYHKSDRWSSPTTPESESNRLCYLSIYLLQHYPSPHNQKAEMRILKFFRTKTQMILLASFLVLLSFTTFEAAPVYNSHDCTEYETTYYQPNSNFQNTLNTLLSSLISNATLHNGFYSIHIPLQTPNDLKGLFLCRADVTPSLCQNCVTAAANNITKLCNNQTESIIWYDECLLRYSNVSIFDHMVPSITLDSDETVPDSEFTQFSDFLPNFLKRVALEAVNSREKFATKEAKFTDSMKLYSLAQCTPDLSTFECNKCLLGAVSEIDGKRGKSNVSIVIAVVVPSVVAVTLFIIGCLFLRKRARKKYNSFNQDSSSIWRKDLIDLECLQFDLAQVETATNYFSDENKIGRGGFGVVYKGILPNGYEIAVKRLSLTSTQGIVEFKNEAFLVTKLQHRNLVRLLGFCLEGHEKMLVYEYIMNKSLDRYLFDPAKQRELDWSRRYKIIVGIARGILYLHEDSQLKIIHRDLKASNVLLDENMNPKISDFGIAKIFPTDQTQVNTERIVGTYGYISPEYAMRGQFSVKSDVFSFGVLVLEIVSGKKNTDLNQWNHANDLLNYVWKKWSEQKPLELLDPTLQGSSYSRNEVMRCIHMGLLCVQENPNDRPSMETVELMLNSYSVTLSLPRQPPYFLRRRTPDNIEYEIDYNQSTTACSFPWSVDEEPITEVYPR; encoded by the exons ATGTCACGTAAAAATTGCTCTACTGACTTGTTTTGCATCAAACATTTTCAATGGTATATAATTTCCTTCTATCATAAATCTGATCGTTGGTCTTCACCCACCACTCCAGAATCAGAATCTAACAGACTCTGTTatctttcaatttatttattacaacaCTACCCTTCCCCTCACAACCAAAAAGCAGAGATGCGTATCCTCAAATTCTTTAGAACAAAAACCCAAATGATTCTTCTTGCATCATTCTTAGTGCTCCTAAGCTTCACCACATTCGAAGCAGCTCCAGTATACAACTCCCACGACTGCACAGAATACGAAACCACCTATTACCAACccaattcaaattttcaaaatacctTAAATACCCTTCTGTCTTCCCTCATATCAAACGCCACCCTCCATAACGGTTTCTACTCCATCCACATACCCCTCCAAACCCCTAACGACTTAAAAGGACTTTTCCTCTGCCGTGCTGACGTCACCCCTTCTCTCTGTCAAAACTGTGTAACCGCCGCTGCCAACAACATTACGAAACTTTGCAACAACCAAACAGAGTCTATAATCTGGTACGATGAGTGCTTATTGCGTTACTCCAATGTCTCGATTTTTGACCATATGGTTCCGTCAATAACATTGGATTCCGATGAAACCGTTCCTGATTCGGAGTTTACACAATTCAGTGattttcttccaaatttttTGAAGAGGGTAGCACTGGAAGCTGTGAATTCTCGTGAGAAATTTGCTACAAAAGAAGCGAAGTTCACGGATTCAATGAAATTATATTCTTTGGCACAGTGTACGCCTGATTTGTCCACGTTTGAATGCAACAAGTGCTTGCTAGGTGCCGTTAGTGAAATTGATGGGAAACGAG GAAAAAGTAATGTTTCTATTGTTATTGCGGTTGTTGTTCCGAGTGTTGTTGCTGTGACACTTTTCATTATTGGATGTTTATTCCTGCGTAAGAGAGCAAGAAAGAAGTATAATTCATTCAATCAGGATTCATCttcaa TTTGGCGCAAGGATCTTATAGATTTAGAGTGTTTGCAATTTGACTTGGCACAAGTTGAAACTGCCACAAACTATTTCTCAGATGAGAACAAGATTGGCCGAGGTGGATTTGGTGTTGTTTATAAG GGTATCCTTCCTAACGGATATGAGATAGCTGTGAAGAGGTTGTCATTGACCTCAACGCAAGGTATAGTAGAGTTCAAGAATGAAGCTTTCCTTGTGACCAAGCTTCAACATAGAAATTTAGTGAGACTATTGGGATTTTGCTTGGAAGGACATGAAAAAATGCTTGTTTATGAATACATAATGAATAAAAGCTTAGATCGCTATCTATTTG ATCCTGCAAAACAAAGGGAGTTAGACTGGTCAAGACGCTATAAAATTATAGTTGGCATCGCTCGAGGGATTCTTTATCTCCATGAAGACTCCCAacttaaaattattcatcgtgATCTCAAAGCTAGCAATGTTCTATTAGATGAAAATATGAACCCAAAGATTTCAGATTTTGGAATCGCAAAAATTTTCCCAACAGATCAGACTCAAGTAAATACAGAAAGAATAGTGGGGACTTA CGGTTACATATCTCCAGAATATGCTATGCGCGGACAGTTCTCTGTGAAGTCAGATGTGTTCAGTTTTGGTGTCTTAGTTTTGGAAATCGTGAGTGGCAAGAAAAATACCGATTTAAATCAATGGAATCATGCTAATGACCTCTTAAACTAT GTTTGGAAAAAATGGTCAGAGCAAAAACCTTTGGAGTTACTGGATCCAACACTACAAGGTTCATCTTATTCAAGAAATGAAGTCATGAGATGCATCCATATGGGTTTGTTGTGTGTTCAAGAAAATCCAAATGATAGACCTTCCATGGAAACTGTTGAACTTATGCTTAACAGTTATTCAGTTACCTTGTCATTACCTCGACAGCCGCCATATTTCCTACGTCGAAGAACACCTGACAATATAGAATATGAGATTGATTATAATCAGTCTACTACCGCCTGTTCGTTTCCATGGTCTGTAGATGAAGAACCCATAACTGAAGTATACCCTcgataa
- the LOC140918596 gene encoding cysteine-rich receptor-like protein kinase 7 isoform X3, translating into MSRKNCSTDLFCIKHFQWYIISFYHKSDRWSSPTTPESESNRLCYLSIYLLQHYPSPHNQKAEMRILKFFRTKTQMILLASFLVLLSFTTFEAAPVYNSHDCTEYETTYYQPNSNFQNTLNTLLSSLISNATLHNGFYSIHIPLQTPNDLKGLFLCRADVTPSLCQNCVTAAANNITKLCNNQTESIIWYDECLLRYSNVSIFDHMVPSITLDSDETVPDSEFTQFSDFLPNFLKRVALEAVNSREKFATKEAKFTDSMKLYSLAQCTPDLSTFECNKCLLGAVSEIDGKRGARSLLPSCNLRYESFRFYNVSAVSTQPQLSSSSSGKSNVSIVIAVVVPSVVAVTLFIIGCLFLRKRARKKYNSFNQDSSSIWRKDLIDLECLQFDLAQVETATNYFSDENKIGRGGFGVVYKGILPNGYEIAVKRLSLTSTQDPAKQRELDWSRRYKIIVGIARGILYLHEDSQLKIIHRDLKASNVLLDENMNPKISDFGIAKIFPTDQTQVNTERIVGTYGYISPEYAMRGQFSVKSDVFSFGVLVLEIVSGKKNTDLNQWNHANDLLNYVWKKWSEQKPLELLDPTLQGSSYSRNEVMRCIHMGLLCVQENPNDRPSMETVELMLNSYSVTLSLPRQPPYFLRRRTPDNIEYEIDYNQSTTACSFPWSVDEEPITEVYPR; encoded by the exons ATGTCACGTAAAAATTGCTCTACTGACTTGTTTTGCATCAAACATTTTCAATGGTATATAATTTCCTTCTATCATAAATCTGATCGTTGGTCTTCACCCACCACTCCAGAATCAGAATCTAACAGACTCTGTTatctttcaatttatttattacaacaCTACCCTTCCCCTCACAACCAAAAAGCAGAGATGCGTATCCTCAAATTCTTTAGAACAAAAACCCAAATGATTCTTCTTGCATCATTCTTAGTGCTCCTAAGCTTCACCACATTCGAAGCAGCTCCAGTATACAACTCCCACGACTGCACAGAATACGAAACCACCTATTACCAACccaattcaaattttcaaaatacctTAAATACCCTTCTGTCTTCCCTCATATCAAACGCCACCCTCCATAACGGTTTCTACTCCATCCACATACCCCTCCAAACCCCTAACGACTTAAAAGGACTTTTCCTCTGCCGTGCTGACGTCACCCCTTCTCTCTGTCAAAACTGTGTAACCGCCGCTGCCAACAACATTACGAAACTTTGCAACAACCAAACAGAGTCTATAATCTGGTACGATGAGTGCTTATTGCGTTACTCCAATGTCTCGATTTTTGACCATATGGTTCCGTCAATAACATTGGATTCCGATGAAACCGTTCCTGATTCGGAGTTTACACAATTCAGTGattttcttccaaatttttTGAAGAGGGTAGCACTGGAAGCTGTGAATTCTCGTGAGAAATTTGCTACAAAAGAAGCGAAGTTCACGGATTCAATGAAATTATATTCTTTGGCACAGTGTACGCCTGATTTGTCCACGTTTGAATGCAACAAGTGCTTGCTAGGTGCCGTTAGTGAAATTGATGGGAAACGAGGTGCAAGATCACTTCTTCCTAGTTGTAATCTTCGATACGAATCGTTTCGATTTTACAATGTTTCTGCTGTTTCCACTCAACCAcaactttcttcttcttcttcgg GAAAAAGTAATGTTTCTATTGTTATTGCGGTTGTTGTTCCGAGTGTTGTTGCTGTGACACTTTTCATTATTGGATGTTTATTCCTGCGTAAGAGAGCAAGAAAGAAGTATAATTCATTCAATCAGGATTCATCttcaa TTTGGCGCAAGGATCTTATAGATTTAGAGTGTTTGCAATTTGACTTGGCACAAGTTGAAACTGCCACAAACTATTTCTCAGATGAGAACAAGATTGGCCGAGGTGGATTTGGTGTTGTTTATAAG GGTATCCTTCCTAACGGATATGAGATAGCTGTGAAGAGGTTGTCATTGACCTCAACGCAAG ATCCTGCAAAACAAAGGGAGTTAGACTGGTCAAGACGCTATAAAATTATAGTTGGCATCGCTCGAGGGATTCTTTATCTCCATGAAGACTCCCAacttaaaattattcatcgtgATCTCAAAGCTAGCAATGTTCTATTAGATGAAAATATGAACCCAAAGATTTCAGATTTTGGAATCGCAAAAATTTTCCCAACAGATCAGACTCAAGTAAATACAGAAAGAATAGTGGGGACTTA CGGTTACATATCTCCAGAATATGCTATGCGCGGACAGTTCTCTGTGAAGTCAGATGTGTTCAGTTTTGGTGTCTTAGTTTTGGAAATCGTGAGTGGCAAGAAAAATACCGATTTAAATCAATGGAATCATGCTAATGACCTCTTAAACTAT GTTTGGAAAAAATGGTCAGAGCAAAAACCTTTGGAGTTACTGGATCCAACACTACAAGGTTCATCTTATTCAAGAAATGAAGTCATGAGATGCATCCATATGGGTTTGTTGTGTGTTCAAGAAAATCCAAATGATAGACCTTCCATGGAAACTGTTGAACTTATGCTTAACAGTTATTCAGTTACCTTGTCATTACCTCGACAGCCGCCATATTTCCTACGTCGAAGAACACCTGACAATATAGAATATGAGATTGATTATAATCAGTCTACTACCGCCTGTTCGTTTCCATGGTCTGTAGATGAAGAACCCATAACTGAAGTATACCCTcgataa